One part of the Hippopotamus amphibius kiboko isolate mHipAmp2 chromosome 14, mHipAmp2.hap2, whole genome shotgun sequence genome encodes these proteins:
- the SUGT1 gene encoding protein SGT1 homolog isoform X1, with translation MAAAAAGPATAQRFFRSFSDALIDEDPQAALEELSKALEQKPDDAQYYCQRAYCHILLGNYRDAVADAKKSLELNPSSSTALLRKGICEYHEKNYAAALETFTEGQKLDSTDADFIVWIKRCQEAQNGSQPEVAVSQRTHQSKIKYDWYQTESQVIITLMIKNVQKNDVNVEFSEKELSALVILPSGEDYNLKLRLLHPIIPEQSTFKVLSTKIEIKMKKPEAVRWEKLEGQGDVPNPKPFLADVKNLYPSSSHYTRNWDKLVGEIKEEEKNEKLEGDAALNKLFQQIYSDGSDEVKRAMNKSFMESGGTVLSTNWSDVGKRKVEINPPDDMEWKKY, from the exons ATGGCGGCGGCTGCAGCGGGACCTGCAACAGCCCAGAG GTTTTTCCGGAGCTTCTCAGATGCTCTGATCGACGAGGACCCCCAGGCGGCGTTGGAG GAGCTGAGTAAGGCTTTGGAGCAGAAACCAGATGATGCACAGTATTACTGTCAAAGAGCTTATTGTCACATTCTTCTTGGGAATTACCGTG ATGCTGTTGCTGATGCAAAGAAATCTCTTGAACTTAATCCAAGTAGTTCCACTGCTCTGCTGAGAAAGGG GATATGTGAATACCATGAAAAAAACTATGCTGCTGCTCTAGAAACTTTTACAGAAGGACAAAAATTAGATA GTACAGATGCTGATTTCATTGTCTGGATTAAAAGGTGTCAAGAAGCTCAGAATG gATCACAGCCTGAGGTG GCTGTCTCCCAGAGGACTCATCAGTCAAAAATCAA gtATGACTGGTATCAAACAGAATCTCAAGTAATCATTACACTTATGATCAAGAATGTTCAGAAGAATGATGTAAATGTGGAATTTTCAGAAAAAGAG TTGTCTGCCTTGGTGATACTTCCTTCTGGAGAGGATTACAATTTGAAGCTGAGACTTCTTCATCCTATAATACCAGAACAGAGCACATTTAAAGTACTGTCAACAAAG attgaaattaaaatgaaaaagccagAGGCTGTGAGGTGGGAAAAGCTAGAGGGGCAAGGAGATGTGCCTAACCCCAAACCGTTCCTAGcag ATGTAAAGAACCTGTATCCATCATCATCTCATTATACAAGAAATTGGGATAAATTGGTTGGTGagatcaaagaagaagaaaagaatgagaagttAGAGGGAGATGCAgctttaaacaaattatttcagCAGATCTATTCAGATGGTTCTGATGAAGTGAAACGTGCCATGAACAAATCATTT ATGGAGTCTGGTGGTACAGTTTTGAGTACCAACTGGTCTGATGTAGGTAAAAGGAAAGTTGAAATCAATCCTCCTGATGATATGGAATGGAAAAAgtactaa
- the SUGT1 gene encoding protein SGT1 homolog isoform X2 has translation MAAAAAGPATAQRFFRSFSDALIDEDPQAALEELSKALEQKPDDAQYYCQRAYCHILLGNYRDAVADAKKSLELNPSSSTALLRKGICEYHEKNYAAALETFTEGQKLDSTDADFIVWIKRCQEAQNGSQPEVAVSQRTHQSKIKYDWYQTESQVIITLMIKNVQKNDVNVEFSEKELSALVILPSGEDYNLKLRLLHPIIPEQSTFKVLSTKIEIKMKKPEAVRWEKLEGQGDVPNPKPFLADVKNLYPSSSHYTRNWDKLVGEIKEEEKNEKLEGDAALNKLFQQIYSDGSDEVKRAMNKSFAYLGELRVWF, from the exons ATGGCGGCGGCTGCAGCGGGACCTGCAACAGCCCAGAG GTTTTTCCGGAGCTTCTCAGATGCTCTGATCGACGAGGACCCCCAGGCGGCGTTGGAG GAGCTGAGTAAGGCTTTGGAGCAGAAACCAGATGATGCACAGTATTACTGTCAAAGAGCTTATTGTCACATTCTTCTTGGGAATTACCGTG ATGCTGTTGCTGATGCAAAGAAATCTCTTGAACTTAATCCAAGTAGTTCCACTGCTCTGCTGAGAAAGGG GATATGTGAATACCATGAAAAAAACTATGCTGCTGCTCTAGAAACTTTTACAGAAGGACAAAAATTAGATA GTACAGATGCTGATTTCATTGTCTGGATTAAAAGGTGTCAAGAAGCTCAGAATG gATCACAGCCTGAGGTG GCTGTCTCCCAGAGGACTCATCAGTCAAAAATCAA gtATGACTGGTATCAAACAGAATCTCAAGTAATCATTACACTTATGATCAAGAATGTTCAGAAGAATGATGTAAATGTGGAATTTTCAGAAAAAGAG TTGTCTGCCTTGGTGATACTTCCTTCTGGAGAGGATTACAATTTGAAGCTGAGACTTCTTCATCCTATAATACCAGAACAGAGCACATTTAAAGTACTGTCAACAAAG attgaaattaaaatgaaaaagccagAGGCTGTGAGGTGGGAAAAGCTAGAGGGGCAAGGAGATGTGCCTAACCCCAAACCGTTCCTAGcag ATGTAAAGAACCTGTATCCATCATCATCTCATTATACAAGAAATTGGGATAAATTGGTTGGTGagatcaaagaagaagaaaagaatgagaagttAGAGGGAGATGCAgctttaaacaaattatttcagCAGATCTATTCAGATGGTTCTGATGAAGTGAAACGTGCCATGAACAAATCATTT gcataccttggagaacTGCGGGTTTGGTTCTAG